A window from Salvelinus sp. IW2-2015 linkage group LG5, ASM291031v2, whole genome shotgun sequence encodes these proteins:
- the cldn3c gene encoding claudin 3c codes for MSMGMEIVGIALGVIGFILGIVVCALPMWKVTAFIGANIITAQTIWEGLWMNCVTQSTGQMQCKIYDSMLALPQDLQAARAMTIIAIILGILGVMVSIVGAKCTNCIDDESAKAKVMIISGIFFILAGILVLIPVSWSANTIIRDFYNPLLVESQRRELGASLYIGWGSAALLLIGGAMLCCSCPPKEEKRYKPARMAYSAPRSVSGGTAGYDRKDYV; via the coding sequence ATGTCGATGGGCATGGAGATTGTGGGCATCGCCCTGGGAGTCATAGGATTCATCCTGGGCATCGTGGTCTGTGCTTTGCCCATGTGGAAGGTTACAGCTTTCATCGGAGCCAACATCATTACAGCCCAGACCATCTGGGAAGGGTTATGGATGAACTGTGTGACCCAGAGCACGGGACAGATGCAGTGTAAGATCTATGACTCCATGCTGGCCTTACCTCAGGACCTTCAGGCTGCCAGAGCCATGACAATCATCGCCATCATCCTGGGGATTCTAGGGGTGATGGTCTCCATCGTCGGAGCCAAGTGCACCAACTGCATCGATGACGAATCCGCCAAAGCTAAAGTCATGATCATCTCCGGAATCTTCTTCATCCTGGCCGGTATCCTCGTCCTCATCCCTGTCTCCTGGTCGGCCAACACCATCATCCGAGACTTCTACAACCCCCTTTTGGTCGAGTCCCAAAGGAGGGAGCTGGGAGCCTCACTCTACATCGGCTGGGGGTCGGCGGCCCTGCTCCTTATCGGAGGAGCCATGCTGTGCTGCTCCTGCCCCCCCAAGGAGGAGAAGAGGTACAAGCCRGCCCGCATGGCCTACTCCGCCCCTCGCAGCGTGAGCGGGGGCACAGCGGGATACGACAGGAAAGACTACGTCTGA